In the genome of Candoia aspera isolate rCanAsp1 chromosome 4, rCanAsp1.hap2, whole genome shotgun sequence, the window CCCTTCCAAACAATgggaatggggggaggggggttaaaaATAGCTGCATTGCAAAAAGGAAGCCCATAAACCAACAGAGGAGAAAGGAAATATGAGTCatgtaaaaataatgataaaaagtcAGCGTTCCATTTTGCGCTTTCATCCAGAAGAAAGCTTGGCAAGTGGCAGACTTAGGAGAAATTTCTCTCACATTGCCACCAATATTTTCAGTTGGTGTTCTGGCACTTTGAAATATCTGCTCACTAGGAACACATTTTGCACCTGAAGTATTTTGGCAGGTAGAAAACGGATTATGGGCTGAATTCTGACATCCAAACACAACGTTACAGCACAGCATTCCCCAGCTTTACAGTATATATAGCATACAGCATTAGCAGATGTTTCTCCTAATACATTTATCTACTACTCCTTCCCCAGCTGGGATGTGGGTtgacctttttatttttcagaccCGCTTAGATTGGGATTATGCGTCTCATTAAGCCTTAATTTGACTGCTTTGTCTTTGTCGTGGCCTGCCCGATGAGCCCTGGTTTACCCTGGTTTATGGCTGAATTTTATGCACACTCAGCCAGTTGTGATGGATTCATTAAACCACAATGAACAAAACTATGCCTGCGGCTTAGAAAGATGTATGATTTGGACGTCCTTCCATCTTCCCCTTTTTGAGTGATTGTCTCCAGTCCAGAAGCAAGGAAAATCTCAACCCTTTTTCTTCACTAATGATGAAGCCCTAGAAAGGATTAGCAAAAGACTGCCTCTTCTGTCTGCAAAGCCGTCCAACAGCACTCGCTTAGCCCCACGGTGCAAGGAGCAGGACCAAAGGATTGTCCTTTCTCAAAGATAAATGCAAACAGGCCAGGGAATGAAACACACAGTTTTTCCATCTCTTAAGGCAgactaaatatataaaatttcatTGTGGCATTGAGGGTTCTAGAGGCTGAGAGGATTGAACCAAATTGGGGTACGGTCAGCTGAAAAGTCACCCACTCATAGGGCACCTTTTAATTATAGCAACGATAGCATGGAAACCATGCCAAGCACCCTTTGAAACACAAAAGCCTCTGGAAGAAATCAGTTCAACCAATAAAGTTTCTGGGTAAAGTGATTGCTGAGATCCTTTTTCATCCGACAACTGAGGCACGCTTGATGTTCACTTCTCCAAATAAACGCCttgcagaaaggaagagaattttGGGCGAGCAAATATCTTCCCCTCACATATGCTCTAGATAATCATATAATTATCATGCGTGCCCACAGGAATTGTCGTTTGGATGGATGACTGGGTTCAGAAATAGCTGCTCCCTCTTTGGCTAAATCTTTTCCTGGCATGGAAAAGCTCGGGAATAGAGAGAGTGCCATATGGACAGCATTTAAGCTTTTCAAATTGGGCTTCACAGAATCCTTGATTTTTCACTAATAACAGAAAACCttacagttgccatcttgactttttttttaatccctgccCAGCTGCAAGCTTTTCTGTTATTCTTGAAAAGACACACCTCCTTGTGGGATCATAGGAGTGCTATTAAACAGAAAATCAAAAAGactttccaaaaggaaaaagtTCAGTTGCTGGGATTCTTGTAACCCCATCCCATGCTTCTCaacaaatcttgctaaagaaaactaTCTGAAAATGGTGCTTGGGAAGATTTTGAGGCCATTGTTAAAGAGCCGGACAGTGCTGGCCAATCTGCAGTGGccagtttggaaaaaagaaatggcGATTGGATGGCTTAGCACATGATAGCCAAGGTTTGAAGTAAGTTTAGCAGTCAAATTGACATTTTGAtctactacagtgtttctcaacctcagcaactttaagatgtatggacttcaactcccagaattccccagccagcatgaaatgtGCGAGATTTGTTCAGGATGGACATAGCATGGAGATAGGTTAGAGCTCAAGGATTGTATGACTTGATGGATTGGAGATGGTAGGTCAGTCGCCTTGTTCTCGGTTTTATTagtgttgtgagctgcccagagttcaggTTTATGAGATGGGCAGACATGTAAGtgtaaggaaggaaggacggaaggacggaaggacggaaggacggaaggaaggaaggaaggaaggaagggcaatgGACATAAAAAAGAAGTCAAGCTTTGATTGCAGCATCACGGCCATCTTCCTGACATTTTTGACCCCATCTTCCAGACATGCCTGCATCTGGCTGTTTATAGGATGGTCTTCTGGAGTTACCAGTCTGGGAACCAACTAGTGTGATCACTGCAAGTGAGCCTTGCTCCAGAGAAATGCCACTGCACAGACTCCTTCAATTCCAGTTATCATTTTCAACAGGAGCTCGAGGGATATGTTCatagaaatacattttctgtATTCCACCCAAGCAAGGATTACTGAATTAATTACAGTTGGATGGTTTATGTACGATCAAGTCAttattgactcttagtgaccacaaagatagattttcttcataaaaatctgtccccaacctggtccttcaggtctcccaacactGCCCCCAAGtcaccttcgccatcttcttcctcccgctgctgatgaggtgtgccctGCCTGGCCCTTCGCGAGGTGGCTGCTGGCCATGCAATGCCTATTTCCTGAGGCCACACGTGGCCTTCCTGCACAGCCAGCAGAAGAAAGTGTTGTGTGGGCCAGCAGCTGCTCCGTGACGGGCTTGGCCAGGTGCACCTcagcagcagtgggaggaagaagagggtgaAGGTCAGCCGGGGGTGTCAGGGgcggtggagtgcagggcagccaaaagggcagaggtggggggtaGATAGGTGGGTTGGGGGAagctgaagcacccctgcagtcataaatgcgagcaggttgccaagcccctgaattttgatcacatgatcgcaggagcactgcaacagccataacgtCAAGGACTGGatgtaagtaccattcattcagggccattgtaactttaaatggtcgctgaacgaatggttgttaagcgaggatgacCTGTAATATACAAATGGATAAATGGGACCAAACTTATTTCAAAAGTGTGTTATTCTAGTTGCTGGACACTAGAGGGCTCTCTCCTCTGTTGAAACCACAGCCTTGCTGCAAGATCTATTGCCTTTCTTCTCTtggttttaaaaagctgttttacATCCCCCTTCCTCTtaaaagctggctggggcattctgggagttgaagtgcacacatcttaaaatggccaaggttaaGAAGCACTGTGGGGCAATCGCCCTTGATGTGGTACATTGCCCAAAGCATGTTCAGTTTAGGCCTCGTTCAAATTGGGAAAAGAATCCGCAGGGAGGGAAAGGTTTATCCAACCACGTAGCTGGAGCCGaacagatctatgagccagacaAAGTCAAGCATCAACTCTTTGCCAGggagtcaaaagagtcaagacgGCGGCTGCAACTTCACGATGaaaccctgcctctttttttattGGCTCCGTGACATCATCAGCTCTTTTCCTATTGGGCAGGCCAGCAACAGTAGGCGGGACTCGACCATGGTAATCAATGAGGATGTGGGAAGGGTCGGTGAATTTTGTGCTTTCTTTCAGCAGCTTTATTTATGGGTTTTTCTTACAACTTACCAGATTGGATGGAGTTATTTTAACCCTCCGTATAACTGTGCTAACTCTTACCTCTTGAAGGATTAGGGTCAGTTAACTGCTTTCTGCACAGGCATTGGGTCTGACGAGAAACAACTGTTGCTGTGTATTACAAGAGGAAGCATGATGTGCCGAGCACGTGATTTACTGGTTTCTAAGCTTTACTTCCGAGCATGAATCTCTGTCCTATCCAAGATGGACAATGAGATTTTCAGCAATTACAGGAACCAGCTGTTCCACCCCGGAGCTGGCAGTGTTCCCAGAGAAAACTGGAAACTGAACATGATTCAACAAAGCACAGATTAAAATGCGCTGGTGAAACCCAAAACATGGGCTAAGGAAACACCGTGGCTGGGTTCACAGCAGATGCTATGCTCAAAATAAGAAAGTGTAGAGAGGCTTTACTTGGTGGTCTCCAGTCTGCTACGATAATAGCTGGAATCCCCCAATCCACTGACTCATCAACCCTTTTAGCGTGGTGTAGCCTGCTTGCCTGCTTCCCCAGCTGCCATGATGCCAAAGGCAATTTATGGAATCCCACCCAGCAGATTAAAGATGATTTCCTGCTGATTTTCagtggaaatgaaagagaaatggaCGTGTTAAGCCTGGAATCCAAAAATGTCTATATGAATAAAAATCTTGCCCCTGCGCTCTCTGTAATGCTATCTTGTCCACTTGGTTTTTTTAGCGGccaaaaaaagaattattttaaaagaggcaATTTTGGCTGCAAAAGGCTGCCCAACCTTGCTGGGTGGGTGAGATCAGATGACCCTCAAAGCCAAAAGAAACAGATCACATGATCTGCTTTCACACAACCCTTATCTTACACCTAGTTTAGCAAATCACAGCTGTGACATTCACATCACAGGCAATGCCCAAATAACCTTGATGATGCAGGAGAGGATGGCTTACTTCACATCACCCACTGGGATAACAGCTGGATTCCCATTGTACTGACCCAGAAGCAAGCAAACCATTTTAGCCTAATCTGGGAAGTTGGTGAACTTggccatatatatatatccttatGACCCCCTTCAAATTCTCATGGGGGTTGCAAAACCCTGCTTTAGGCATTCGCTTTATGCTTAAAAATCCAGAGGAGCAATACCCTTCAGCGTTGTCCCCATTAGTATAATTTGTTCACCGTAATGTGTTGGTACTTCCTCCATGAAAtgccaaaaaaataaaagcatttaaaaaaagtcAGGAAGTGGCCAGAAAAATGCAGTGTTTTAGATGGAGGAGAGCAGTTGAATTACCATCTTGATCAAGTGATCTGGGGTGAGCTTATGAACCACCAGATGAACAAACTGTGGGGTCTATCATGAATTCTGGCAGAATACGCCAGTTTGCTTGAAATGTTGGGTAATTACAAGAGCTGGCAGGGGCAAAAGCTAAACTCCATTGAAAACCGGGATCTCTCACCTTTCTGGCAGACACTGAAAACTACACTGTAGTTCCTTCTTCAAACCAACCAAGTTCTCAGAAGCCATAAATATTTAGGAATGGAATATTTCTGGCTTTTAGctgttctccctctctctttttttaacctgCCATTCTGCCTTGGGGCAATAGAAACACTTCATTAAACTGAACAGCTAAGATTCTTCAAATTACTTTACTATCATATTTCCAGTTCTGTTGACACAATCCACTAAGCTCTGGTTTGCTTAACCCTGGTTGGCCTTGATTTAAACCGCCTCAGTGGGGTTCAGGGAGAGCTTTAAACTGCCCGCCTTGGCACACTGGCAGAGTTCACACGTATTGGCGTAGTGTGCTTTCCAACCCCAACTTATATTTTAATGCTAGTTCCCCGCCCGATCCCTCCCTCGGACaacattctttttaaagaaaaaggaaaagtatgCATTTCCCCAGCGGAACCGGTTGGGCGGCGAggtctccgcctctgcttccgcGCCGTCGGAGGAGGGGCGAAGGCGGCCCGGCGCGCAGGcagggcgaggcgaggcgaggcgaggcggcgGGGCAGAGCCAGCCGGAGCCGGCCATGGCGGGAGCCGTGACCAGGCGCGTCGGGAGCGCGTCGGAGCCGTCGGAAGACGCCGCGGTGCCGCTGGTGGCGCTGAACTACTCGCTGCGGCGCCGGCTGGCGCTCTACCTCAACCCGCGCGCCCCGGTGGCGGCCGACTGGGCGGCGCTGGCCGAGGAGCTGGGCTACGAGTACCTGGAGATCAAGCACTTCGAGGCCCAGCCGAACCCCACCGGGCGCCTGCTGGACGACTGGCAGGCGCGGAGCCCCGGCGGGGCGACGGTGGGCCGCCTCCTCGCGCTGCTGCGCCTCCTGGGGCGCCAGGACATCCTCACCGACCTGGGACCCAGCATCGGTGAGCCCCGCGGGAGCGGGACGGGTCGCGGCCCGAGGGACGGGACGGGGGCGCCCTGCCTTGGGGAGGCAGCTGTCGCGCGGCTGCACGGGGGGCTGCGCTGCAGCTGGCGAGCGCGGCGCGCCACCCTGGGATGAGCGCGCCTGGGTTGCCCGCGGAGCCCTCCCGAAGCCCAGCCCCTCCGGATCGGCCTCGGCCGGCTCCCAGCTCGGCTCCGGAGGGGCGACGGTTTgggtttcgttttgttttttggtgttgCAAAACCCCTGTGCATTTAGTTCCAGCTGTGGTCTAATCCAGCATCCCCTTCTCAACAGTAGCCCTAGGAAGGCAGGTGAGGTTGGGGAAAACATCACCTGTTGAATGCCTGTCTGTCAAGCACGTGTGGGGGGCTGGAGGTGGGGAAGAGCTGAAATGCCCCCTAAAGCAGCCTTCCCTGTGCCATCTGATTGTGGGTGATTTATACAAAACCCGAAAAGCTTCCTTGTAGGGAAGGTTTCATCATCATTTCCTTGCTCACCCCTCCTCCCCATCCTGTTTCGTTGCCCTGGGCTCACCATAAGCACCTCCAAACGAATCGGGTAGCCGTTTTTCCAACTAACACGTTTAATTAAAACAGAAGCTTTCGTGAGCATCCGACGTGCCTCTGGTCTCCAGATTTTAGTTTCAGGTCCCCAGGTCTGGGTGTcttccagatgggtggacttcaactcccagaattctcagcagcgggcaggctggtgggggaattctgggagttgaagtccacccatctggaggGCGTTCAAAATAGGGAAGACTGGTTTAATGGCATCATAAGTGGACAGGAAATAAGTCATTTGAGCATGCAGTCCTGGTGGTTGACTTTGATGGAAAAAGataattgttctttttattttttatttatttatttatcaaatttgtcactgcccatctcctcccaccgttTCCATTTTTTCAGCCCTGTTCTGGATTGTTGAAAACTGACAGCAAATGGGTCATTTTAAGGAGGGTTTGGGATGGAAACTGTATCCCTAAAATAATAATAGCATGGTTAAAACACCATGGGAAAAGATGTaaaacttcctttttctcttcatttGTGATGTGGCCCCACCTGTGTAGGCACTTGGGGGGGCACGTGATGTCACACGTTCTGATAGATcaaggttccccaaagtggtcactATTgaccccaagggttgatgggactatccaggGGGTCaataaatgtctgggggtcagtAGAGAgtcaataaatgatggaaggttgatgggggtcaattaatcttttggggtctctgtagagccCCTGACCTGGGACCTTAGTCCTGAAGGTGAGGCGGCTAGCAGCCAGACAGTGTGacccagggttggatggtcagccGCCAGCAAGCGTGGCCTTGAGttgtcattattattgttattgttatctacAAGTAGATtcagtcaaagactggtgaaaacttaataattcaagtcctaaccaaggacctaagaattattaaggcaGTGTCTGAAGATATAACCAGTTCCAAGCgtgtatttttttgtaaaattagggtgtttgggtctgttgttgttgttgttgttattattattattacaggtagttcttgcttaacaaccacaattgggactggaatttcagtttctAAGCAAAACGGTCATTAATTGAAtcccacctgattttatgacctttttttgtggtggccattaagtgaataagtgtgggcattaagcaaactacctgggcgttaagcaaatcacgcgattccccactgattttgcttgccagaagccagccaggaaggtcgaaaatggcaatcccatcaccacaggatgctgcaacagtcataagtgcgaaccagttgccaagtgcccaaatcatgatcacatgaccgcggagatgctgcaatggtcataagtgtgaggaccaattgcAAGTCAGTTtccccagcaccgtcgtaagtctgaactgtcactaaatgaatggttgttaagtgaggactacctgtattattcatagtactattggTTAAGgtagtatttattattttcatataataaatgtttgggggttgatgagctgaagagtctgGGGACCCCTGGCAGAGATGATGCCATGGGGGCTTGTCCTGGATGGCTGTCCCCACCGTCTCTCACCTCCCCAAAGTTACGCATTGTCCCCGCCTCCCAAAGTTGTCCGCCTCTTCTCTgagatacatttttttctatgTGCCACTTTGCAGAGGAGAACTGTAAGAAGTATCTGCAGAAGAAGAAGCAAGAAGAATCAGAGCGGCCAGTCCAGGTCCCAGCAGTGGACAGTAGCTTTCCGAGGGCATCCGAAATGAAGGGTATCACCACTCTGGACGACCCGCTTGGTAACTGGGCTGTCAGATCTGTGAATAATTTTAACACTGTAACAtcttttaataatgactgtttttaaaataattattgtattgtattttctcttctgtttggtTCTACCGTAGGCCTCCCGGAGTTAGTTCGGACTTGGGCAGGGCctcaattaaataaattaaatcaggCAGATGGTGGGGATTGGAAAGAGGGGTAGCGTGGGGCCCTCTTAAGTTGGTCCTAGGGAGGAAGTAGCGGACAATCCTACTACCTCTGGCAGTAGGAGTGAGGGAAGATTTCTTGGTTCTCAGAACTACCAACACTTGCAAGCCAGGTAGAAATTCCGCAGGGAAAGCTTCGACAGGCTAGTTCATACATCACAGACCACAGAGTCCTCCTCTTTGGGGGGCGATGGGCAGcaatagaaatctgaataattaataaataaataaataaataaataaataaggatcatTTAGATGACTGTGGTCTGTTTGCAAAGTcagttgtgatttatttatgGTTCATGTATGGGCCCAGTTGTGGTCTATTTATAGTTTGTGCATGGaggcaattgtggtttatttatggTTTGGGTATGGACCCAGTTGTGGTCTGTCTATTTATAGTTTGTGCATGGAGGCAATTGTGGTTTGTTTATGGTTTGGGTATGGAGCCCCTTGTGGCTTTTTTATGGAAACCCGAAACTGTGGCTTAGCGTGATGTGCAAGCCAGCTTATGGCATTTCCCTCCAGGAGGCTAGCTGAAACTGGCTTACTGTGCACCTCCTGAGTAGTAAGGGGACCTCAGATGTTATTGTTCATTTCAGAGAGCGACTGTATCTGTTTATTCTGGGTTAGCCCTGTTTGAGGtctccttccccacccctcagTATTGGAATGGCCCAGAGTTGTTTATGCTACTGGGTATCATTTTTGGAGAGATGGGGGGAGGCAACAGGCTAAGCCATGGTTATCCTAATCCTGGTTTCaggaataaaccacagttggcttgGTTCGTACAaactggatttgcacaaccctCTAAGTCTCCAACTAGCAGAGCACGTTCATTTACGACTTCATtagttttatatcctgccttcaggAGCCCAAGGCACTGTGCATCGTGCTCAGTCCTAGTATTCTTCCCCAGAACAACAGCCCCATGAGGTAGGCTaggcagaggaagaggaagagagagactagcccaaagtcacccaggatgcTTTCATGGTTGAAGGTGGTGAAAGTGGGACTTGAACCCAGTTCAGCACAATGCCAGGCTTCCTCACTACGCCATGGCTAGTGAGTTGGGATGAGCAAATCTCTCACAGGGGGGATTAGCAGCTGAAATGTGTGTATCCTCTCTTAGGAGTTCTTTCCGGCTCTTGGCTAGTCATGGATCGGCATCTGCCACGGAATGTTAATTTCCAGCCCTTCAACCAAAATCGGTTTGGGTGGATGAGGAAATGGTCAACCTTGGCTTATCATAGGTTTCCCCAACCCGGCGCCTCTCTAGCCACAAGCGGGGCTGGAGGAATAGCAAAGGAACAATTCTAAGACTGATGACGAAAAAGGCTGacccaagaattccagcaagtaacCTGCTTTCTGTCGTGGGACCTCTTTGCAGGCTGTTCAAAGCTGTTAGATGCTGGCGTTCTTCCCCCCGCACTTTTGATGTAACCAGGAGGATGCTAGTCTCTTTTGAGGAGGGAGCCAGTCTGCCCCTGGCTTTGCTTTTTAGTTATTAGTCACATTATTAATGGGAGGTATAATCTTACATTCCCTTGTAGCTATATTGGACTCAGTTCCCGTGGCCCCAGAGGCTGGGAACGCTGGGCCCTGAAGCCTATCACCTCTGGAGGGTTCCAGGTGGAAGCAAGCTGGTTTAGGGCTTCTGTGGTTTgtcacactaaaccatggtttatcttGCTGATGTGGTTGAACAAGCCATGGTGGCCTGGCTTGCTTATCAACACTAAGCCCTAAACAGTGATTTATGAGCAAAAACAAATGGGTTtgtacatcacactaagccacagGCAAACCAGGGGCGGAGCACGATGcacaagtttattttttctaGATGATGCATCAGGGAAGCTTTGCAAAGGTGGGGAGGGGTCAGTATTTCACAAAAGACAACTGGGTTATCTTGTTCCTCTCCTCCTCAAGGAGTCCACTGGGGGAGGCAAGAGGGAGCAAGGGGTAACATGCAGCATGATGTCATCCTGCGGAGGACATGAATTGCTTACTCGCCAGTAGGTAATTCACACTGCTTGCACTGTGGCATCATGCCGCACAGATAGGCGTTTTTGCTATCACGGTGGCTTGTACCGATGCTGGGTCCCCTCCCTTCCTGATTATTGTCCTTCTTTTCTGCAGGGCAAACCCCGGAGCTGTTTGACGCCTTCATCTGTTACTGCCAGAACGACATTCCCTTTGTTCAAGAGATGATCCAGGAACTGGAGCAGGCAGAACATAAGCTGAAGCTCTGTGTCTTTGATCGGGATGTCCTGCCGGGAACCTGCGTGTGGTCCATCACCAGCGAGCTGATAGAGAGGCGGTGGGTTCAGGACCATGTCTGAAAAGCTTTGAGCTGACCCAGGAGGAGAAGCGGGATGAGCTGGGATTAAAACACTGATTGTGttcacttgggggtgggggtgggaagggcaGCTTAGTGTCTCTCCAAAAAGATCTGGGGGAAGAGACTTGCTGTGGGTCCCACCACTGAAGAAGTACGGGTAGTCCTCGGATTATGAAGGCAGTTGGGAGCAGAACTGTtgtcgctaagcagtgcagttgtacagcgcgatgtcacatgaccccattgcttagcgacagcaatccaggcagtcctcgttgccgttgtaaccccaggaccaattgggtcattaagcaggaagcggtgggagtcccaggcaaggatTATTGCGGTGTCACAGGGGGTTGCCACGGGCAGATGCTATGGAGCATGGATGGTCAGCGGAGGCCTTGGGAGGGCTGGAGGAGGCCCTGTGTGGGTGCCTGCTACAGAGTGCAGCAGGTGGAGTGTTATGGAGTGGGAccctcctcaggagaaaaagcaacaGGACCGACTTCttggagcaacttgtgaccttccctgccggcttccccattgactttgcttgtgggaagctggcagggaaggtcgcaagtggcGATCGCATAACCGCAGCTCCTTGTGACATCATAATCACGAGCCGGGCACCTGAGTGCCCGGATCACAATCAGATGACCACGGGGGTGTTGCAccagccagaacttcgaggactggttgcaagtccgttttttcagcaccgctgtaactttgaacggtcgctaaacgagtggacataagccaaggactacccgTAGCATCCTTAGAGACCCTGAGCCCCAACCTTCTCAGTGATAGAAGCCTGGATATCTGGACCACCCctccctcatttttttccccatgttttcttttttcaaatatttttattagaactttacaatacaataaaagtataaaaaatgtaaaagaagaaaaaagataggaaataaggaagaaacgaagtgaaaaaaagaaaggaaacatagaattttgacttctgcccctttttctatcaagtaattgccATCTCGCCCTTTCCCCTCCCACTCTAGCTCTTTTTAATCCCCAGATCCATAAATCGTCAGTTCAGTGTCctcgttcttttctttttcattgagACGTGACTCCGTAGGGGGACAAGGGAAGACCAAGCCGTCCCCGAATGGTGGCACATCCGAATGACTGATTAATCATCATCAAagcttttgcttttaattttgttgtaCCGACACTTTGTAAGTCACTTCTGGAAATGGAGGAGCTAGAAGTTGAAGTTCCTTGTTTATTTGGTGACCTGCCGACCTACACAATTATTCCCTACAGGGGATTTAGCAAGTCGCCCAGTCAGGTGTGGAGCAGGTCGTAAGCTATAGAAACGCTCACGGTGCCTTGAAAACCATGGCTTGTGACACAACATATTGTGTAGGTTCAGCCAAAGGGGGCTTATTCAGCTCATGAGTCGATAAACACGGGTTTAGTGCAGAGCAAGAACTCATCCCTGGtgtgttttttcccctgttctGTGGGTAACCACAGGTGTCGGAGAATGGTGGTGGTCATCTCAGATGACTACCTGGACAGTGAGGAGTGTGACTTCCAGACCAAGTTTGCTCTCAGTCTCTCCCCAGGTAAGATCCTGATCACGGTGGGAACGAGGTCAGCGTCCTTGGTCAGCCGTGCCGTGTGGCCTTGCGGACCTTTGGGCCGCCCTGGGATGGGCCACGCGGTTCAGAACGCCAGATGCAGTTGGGAAGGCTGGCCGGGAGAGCTGCGGCCGCGTGTCCCTTGCTCGGGGTGAGGTGACATGCCTGGTTAGGTCACGTTCCCGTCTCGGCTTCCTTCGGCAGGAGCTCGTCACAAGCGCCTAATTCCAGTGAAATGCAAAATCATGAAGAAGGACTTCCCGAGCATCTTAAGGTTCATCACCATCTGCGACTACACAAATCCGGCCACCAAGAAGTGGTTTTGGACCCGACTGGCCCGATCTCTGTTGCTCCCGTGATGCCGCGTTGAAAGGCCGAAGCCTTGCGACGCCGGAGGGTGGGGCCTGCAGGGAGGGTGGGAGTCGCAGAGTAAGCAGGGTTTAGCCACACGCGATTCCTCACCTTCCCTGTGAACGGCAAACTCGGGTTAAAGCCAGCCTTCGTGAAGGCCCTGGAGCAGTCCCCGGCCTCGCGTTGGGGTCAGAAGGAACAGAATGTAACAACTGGGATATTAATCTGAGTCCCGTTTGCTTATTTCCTTTCGTTTTTGGTGAAACGAAGGAACCAAGAAAAACTTGATGGATGGCAGGAAGTCTTTTAAACTTCCTGCCAACAACCCGGTGGGATGAAAAACACCAGTTACTTCCTGCTAAGTGCCTGTGGCTTCTTATGGAGGAAGACCACAAGAACCATCGCTCTGTGCCACAGAATCAGAGTGGGACCCGTCCCACTTTCCTATTTCCGAGAAGGGCAGTCAACCCCCAACGCCTTAGAAGGCCCTTCGCCTACCGCATTTCACGGATCTGCCTTGTGTACGTGAACGCACATTTCACCTAgtgccataagccatggtttgctttaacCGAGGTTGCTTGA includes:
- the MYD88 gene encoding LOW QUALITY PROTEIN: myeloid differentiation primary response protein MyD88 (The sequence of the model RefSeq protein was modified relative to this genomic sequence to represent the inferred CDS: inserted 1 base in 1 codon) encodes the protein MAGAVTRRVGSASEPSEDAAVPLVALNYSLRRRLALYLNPRAPVAADWAALAEELGYEYLEIKHFEAQPNPTGRLLDDWQARSPGGATVGRLLALLRLLGRQDILTDLGPSIEENCKKYLQKKKQEESERPVQVPAVDSSFPRASEMKGITTLDDPLGQTPELFDAFICYCQNDIPFVQEMIQELEQAEHKLKLCVFDRDVLPGTCVWSITSELIERRCRRMVVVISDDYLDSEECDFQTKFALSLSPGARHKRLIPVKCKIMKKDFPSILRFITICDYTNPATKKXVLDPTGPISVAPVMPR